The following proteins are encoded in a genomic region of Glycine max cultivar Williams 82 chromosome 18, Glycine_max_v4.0, whole genome shotgun sequence:
- the LOC100808571 gene encoding cyclin-dependent kinase G-2, translating to MAAGRHGGYRDNEFRDRESNFDVSRRVFNNNSRQEYDSMTNGSRDVVRVGSKDARDRIRLRQKDIREREAPNGSYLSKSDSGGSGGCSCGFGPRRCGFSVKTMDREPGELSSESGSDDDGIESGSQEKYCEVATSEGNCARSPLERKRKFSPIVWDQDDNEVNNLSKLRVVTAVTTLPPLPRVRLSPNVPDRGVETHPVKHTEAEILELPTVTNPPLLSESDQDAESESPVGLHSLLPDQEAKRPEGEDYIPTHNISSSRWAAGDNSPGDEGEINDDKEILKRRKLSPELGMRVRNRMSRLEESNIEDFVGARAKSSESKERGSRGRLSSGDYCPGNMSRKDDYMEIDGQGSRSEASGYHSDTDLEDDSRETSEPPVPPQRVANMLQGCRSVDEFERLNKIDEGTYGVVFRAKDKKTDEIVALKKVKMEKEKEGFPLTSLREINILLSFHHPSIVDVKEVVVGSNLDSIFMVMEYMEHDLKGLMEAMKQPFSQSEVKCLMLQLLEGVKYLHGNWVLHRDLKTSNLLLNNRGELKICDFGLARQYGSPLKPYTHLVVTLWYRAPELLLGTKQYSTAIDMWSLGCIMAELLSKEPLFNGRTEFEQLDKIFRILGTPNETIWPGFSELP from the exons ATGGCGGCTGGTAGACATGGAGGTTATCGTGACAACGAGTTTAGGGACCGTGAGTCCAATTTTGATGTTTCAAGGCgggtttttaataataattctaGACAAGAGTATGATAGTATGACGAATGGTAGCCGCGATGTTGTGAGGGTTGGGAGCAAGGATGCAAGAGATAGGATTAGACTGAGGCAGAAAGATATTAGGGAGAGGGAAGCTCCAAATGGTAGCTATTTGAGTAAGAGTGACTCTGGCGGTAGCGGCGGTTGTAGTTGTGGATTTGGTCCCAGAAGATGTGGGTTTTCTGTTAAGACTATGGATAGAGAGCCGGGTGAGCTTTCTAGTGAGAGTGGGTCCGATGATGATGGTATTGAATCAGGATCACAGGAAAAATACTGTGAGGTTGCAACAAGTGAAGGAAACTGTGCACGATCTCCGCTagagaggaaaagaaaattttctccAATAGTATGGGATCAGGATGACAACGAAGTCAATAATTTATCCAAACTCAGGGTTGTCACAGCAGTGACTACTCTGCCTCCACTTCCAAGAGTCCGTCTGTCACCTAATGTTCCGGATAGAGGAGTTGAAACTCATCCTGTCAAACACACAGAGGCTGAGATTCTTGAGTTACCAACTGTAACTAATCCTCCTTTGCTGTCTGAGTCAGATCAGGATGCTGAGTCTGAGTCTCCTGTTGGTTTGCATTCATTGTTGCCAGATCAGGAAGCCAAGCGACCTGAAGGTGAAGATTATATTCCAACTCATAACATATCATCTTCAAGATGGGCTGCTGGAGATAACTCTCCTGGTGATGAAGGTGAAATAAATGATGACAAGGAAATCCTTAAGAGGAGGAAGCTATCTCCTGAGCTGGGTATGAGAGTAAGAAACAGGATGTCAAGACTAGAGGAATCTAACATAGAAGATTTTGTAGGAGCTAGAGCCAAATCATCCGAATCTAAAGAAAGAGGTAGCCGTGGGAGATTATCCAGTGGAGATTATTGTCCTGGTAACATGTCAAGGAAGGATGATTATATGGAGATTGATGGTCAAGGTAGCAGAAGTGAAGCTAGTGGTTATCATTCAGATACAGATTTGGAAGATGATAGCAGAGAAACTTCTGAACCTCCGGTTCCACCACAAAGAGTTGCCAACATGCTTCAGGGTTGTAGAAGTGTTGATGAGTTTGAGAGACTGAACAAGATAGATGAAGGAACATATGGTGTCGTGTTTAGGGCCAAAGATAAGAAGACTGATGAAATTGTGGCATTGAAAAAGGTGAAGatggagaaggaaaaagaaggtTTTCCACTGACTTCTCTCAGGGAAATAAAcattcttctttcctttcaccACCCATCCATAGTTGATGTTAAAGAAGTAGTGGTAGGAAGTAACCTTGATAGTATTTTCATGGTTATGGAATACATGGAACATGATCTTAAAGGACTAATGGAGGCAATGAAGCAGCCCTTTAGCCAGAGTGAAGTAAAGTGCTTAATGCTCCAGCTTTTAGAAGGTGTGAAGTATCTTCATGGCAACTGGGTGCTTCATAGGGATTTGAAGACTTCTAACCTCCTTCTGAATAATAGGGGTGAGttaaaaatttgtgattttggaTTGGCTCGTCAATATGGGAGCCCATTGAAACCATATACACACCTGGTGGTTACTCTTTGGTACAG GGCTCCTGAACTTCTTCTCGGGACAAAACAGTATTCAACAGCCATTGACATGTGGTCTCTGGGTTGTATAATGGCTGAGCTATTGTCCAAGGAACCACTGTTTAATGGGAGGACTGAATTTGAACAACTTGACAAG ATTTTCAGAATTCTTGGCAcaccaaatgaaacaatttggcCTGGGTTCTCAGAATTACCCTGA
- the LOC100815344 gene encoding uncharacterized membrane protein YuiD isoform X2, translating to MSEAAATTSSSMMRNYPLISAIVAFAIAQFIKFFTVWYKEKRWDPKQLVGSGGMPSSHSATVTALAAAIGFHEGFGGPLFATALVLACIVMYDATGVRLQAGRQAELLNQIVYELPAEHPLAESRPLRELLGHTPPQVIAGGILGLITAAIGYLITMASS from the exons ATGAGTGAGGCTGCAGCTACGACGTCTTCTTCAATGATGCGCAATTACCCGCTCATTTCCGCCATTGTTGCTTTCGCCATCGCACAATTCATCAAGTTTTTCACCGTCTG GTATAAGGAAAAAAGATGGGATCCCAAGCAACTTGTTGGATCTGGCGGAATGCCTTCATCCCATTCAGCTACTGTCACTGCTCTTGCTGCGGCGATCGGGTTCCATGAAGGCTTTGGAGGACCTCTTTTTGCTACTGCTTTGGTTCTAGCTTGTATT GTGATGTATGATGCTACTGGTGTAAGATTGCAAGCAGGACGCCAAGCAGAG CTTTTGAACCAAATCGTATACGAACTTCCTGCTGAACATCCTCTGGCTGAAAGCAGACCACTCCGGGAACTTCTTGGGCATACTCCGCCTCAG GTCATTGCTGGTGGCATACTTGGACTTATAACTGCAGCTATTGGCTATCTAATAACCATGGCTAGTAGTTGA
- the LOC100795638 gene encoding ankyrin-1: MMVLANSGTGLRKQVFPVDYETEISQRLVDAAHYGDTDAAFECIANPLVDVNFVGTVSFKSKTTEIVLQDESPHRVNSAYEEFKTELTALFLAAHTGNLSLLRKLLNVGANVNMRLFRGYATTASVREGHLKILEVLINAGASQLACEEALMEASYLGRARFAELLMQSNMVRPQVAVHALVSACCRGFVEVIDVLIKHGVDANAIDRILLQSSKPFLHASVDCNALFAAVVSRQINVVGLLLQVGVRLDIKVKLGAWLWDTDTGEEFRVGVGLAEPYPITWCAVEYFESTGAILHMLLCQLSPNSLHTGRSLLHHAIICNNEKAVNILLKNGADAEVVVQTTEETNEHPIHMAARLGSCNILQCLINGGCNLDSQTKCGDTALMICARYKHEKCLGVLVSAGADLGMVNSSGHCATSIANCVQWTKVFQRAILDVIRAGKVVKSSNTSRFSALLFVTRANDIEGLKKLIENNNIDLDEQNANGFSAAMIAAVGGNVEAFKLLLYAGADVTNLKNKYGLTALNLIDISQNGEVFHKVMLEYALKKGGNGSIEVNPLHRAACYGDINIAHNLLKEGYDVNAFDGQGYTPLMLAARGCRGEMCELLISYGAKCDIQNERHETALLLARENGARNDAERVILDEVARKLVLHGGRVKKHTKCGKGSPHGKLLVMIGAAGILRWGKSSKRNVICKEAEVGPSAKFRWNRRRKFDVDEPGMFHVVTTKNKQVHFVCEGGVEMAELWVRGIRLATREAIFGQRADEV; the protein is encoded by the exons atgatGGTGTTGGCGAATTCTGGTACGGGGCTTAGGAAACAGGTTTTTCCCGTAGATTACGAAACAGAGATTTCGCAGCGTCTCGTAGACGCTGCTCACTACGGTGACACAGACGCTGCGTTCGAATGCATCGCGAATCCCTTGGTGGACGTTAACTTCGTCGGAACGGTGTCGTTTAAGTCCAAAACGACGGAGATCGTGCTGCAGGACGAGTCGCCTCACAGAGTTAACTCGGCGTACGAGGAGTTCAAGACCGAGCTCACTGCTCTGTTTTTGGCTGCGCACACAGGGAATTTGTCACTCCTCCGGAAGCTTCTG AATGTTGGAGCAAATGTAAATATGAGATTGTTCCGGGGCTATGCCACAACAGCATCAGTGAGAGAAGGGCatctaaaaatattggaggTCCTTATCAATGCTGGGGCGTCACAACTTGCATGCGAGGAGGCTTTAATGGAAGCAAGTTACTTGGGGAGGGCCAGGTTTGCTGAACTACTCATGCAGTCCAACATGGTTCGTCCTCAGGTAGCAGTTCATGCTCTTGTCTCTGCATGTTGCAGAGGCTTCGTTGAGGTTATTGATGTACTCATCAAG CATGGAGTGGATGCCAATGCAATCGATAGGATTTTGCTTCAATCTTCAAAACCATTTCTTCACGCTAGTGTTGATTGCAATGCATTATTCGCCGCTGTGGTCAGCAGGCAGATTAATGTAGTTGGATTACTGTTGCAG GTTGGCGTAAGGCTTGATATCAAGGTCAAACTTGGGGCCTGGTTGTGGGACACGGATACAGGAGAAGAATTTCGTGTGGGTGTTGGGCTAGCTGAGCCTTATCCAATCACATGGTGTGCTGTGGAGTATTTTGAATCCACTGGTGCTATATTGCACATGCTTCTCTGCCAGCTCTCGCCTAATAGCTTGCACACTGGGAGGAGTCTCTTGCACCATGCTATCATTTGTAACAATGAAAAAGCTGTAAATATACTTCTAAAGAATGGTGCTGATGCAGAAGTGGTAGTGCAAACCACAGAAGAAACCAATGAACACCCTATTCACATGGCTGCACGGCTCGGATCATGTAACATTCTTCAGTGCCTGATTAATGGTGGTTGTAACTTGGACTCTCAAACAAAATGTGGAGACACAGCATTGATGATCTGTGCAAGGTACAAACATGAGAAGTGCCTTGGAGTCCTAGTATCTGCAGGTGCTGATTTGGGTATGGTAAATTCATCTGGTCACTGTGCAACTTCAATTGCAAACTGTGTTCAGTGGACTAAAGTCTTCCAGAGAGCAATCTTGGATGTAATCAGAGCCGGGAAGGTTGTTAAATCAAGCAACACCTCTAGATTTTCCGCTTTGTTATTTGTAACTCGTGCAAATGATATAGAGGGTTTGAAGAAACTCATTGAAAATAATAACATCGATCTAGATGAGCAAAATGCAAATGGATTTTCAGCTGCTATGATAGCTGCTGTAGGGGGCAATGTGGAGGCTTTCAAGTTACTTCTTTATGCTGGGGCTGATGTGACTAATCTTAAAAACAAGTATGGTTTGACAGCCCTTAACCTCATAGATATTAGCCAAAATGGTGAAGTGTTCCACAAGGTGATGCTTGAATATGCACTTAAAAAGGGAGGCAATGGTTCGATTGAGGTGAATCCTCTCCACCGTGCAGCTTGCTATGGGGACATAAACATTGCTCACAACCTACTAAAAGAAGGGTATGATGTCAATGCTTTTGATGGTCAAGGATATACCCCTTTGATGTTAGCAGCAAGAGGATGCCGCGGCGAGATGTGTGAGCTTTTGATCTCTTATGGAGCTAAATGTGATATTCAGAATGAGAGGCACGAGACAGCACTTTTACTTGCAAGAGAAAATGGTGCACGAAATGATGCAGAACGCGTGATATTGGATGAGGTAGCTCGAAAACTAGTCTTGCATGGTGGTCGTGTTAAAAAACATACAAAGTGTGGTAAAGGTTCACCTCATGGTAAGTTACTAGTGATGATTGGAGCTGCTGGAATCTTACGTTGGGGGAAATCTAGTAAGAGAAACGTGATTTGTAAAGAGGCTGAGGTTGGACCAAGTGCGAAATTTCGATGGAATCGCAGGAGGAAGTTTGATGTTGATGAGCCAGGAATGTTCCATGTGGTCACTACAAAAAATAAGCAGGTACATTTTGTGTGTGAAGGTGGGGTTGAAATGGCTGAATTATGGGTAAGGGGGATTAGATTAGCAACTAGAGAAGCCATTTTTGGTCAAAGAGCTGATGAAGTTTGA
- the LOC100815344 gene encoding uncharacterized membrane protein YuiD isoform X1, whose product MSEAAATTSSSMMRNYPLISAIVAFAIAQFIKFFTVWYKEKRWDPKQLVGSGGMPSSHSATVTALAAAIGFHEGFGGPLFATALVLACIVMYDATGVRLQAGRQAELLNQIVYELPAEHPLAESRPLRELLGHTPPQALLEVVFLTWLYATLVISQMLLLLPPPPPPPSVKSNFIGYEYFFQPQRWLYPICFISVFVC is encoded by the exons ATGAGTGAGGCTGCAGCTACGACGTCTTCTTCAATGATGCGCAATTACCCGCTCATTTCCGCCATTGTTGCTTTCGCCATCGCACAATTCATCAAGTTTTTCACCGTCTG GTATAAGGAAAAAAGATGGGATCCCAAGCAACTTGTTGGATCTGGCGGAATGCCTTCATCCCATTCAGCTACTGTCACTGCTCTTGCTGCGGCGATCGGGTTCCATGAAGGCTTTGGAGGACCTCTTTTTGCTACTGCTTTGGTTCTAGCTTGTATT GTGATGTATGATGCTACTGGTGTAAGATTGCAAGCAGGACGCCAAGCAGAG CTTTTGAACCAAATCGTATACGAACTTCCTGCTGAACATCCTCTGGCTGAAAGCAGACCACTCCGGGAACTTCTTGGGCATACTCCGCCTCAG GCATTACTTGAAGTCGTTTTCTTAACCTGGTTATATGCAACTCTAGTGATATCACAGATGCTGCTGCtgcttccccccccccccccccccccctcagtcaaaagtaattttattggTTATGAATATTTCTTTCAACCACAGCGCTGGTTATACCCAATTTGTTTCATTAGCGTATTTGTCTGTTAG
- the LOC100797219 gene encoding putative polyketide hydroxylase: MEIFHKIDGLVEEIQRSQPPVDLWRKFIYCTSLSGSILGSVDHIQPQDLEHVVSPVSVAHFSQYKLTMLLLKRLENLGFQICAPESLEGNEQSCDKKIMMGHECVSIEASSEFVTVTASSIIKGKRVEQNIHCNILIGTDGAGSIVRKLVGIEMRGEKDLQKLVSVHFFSKDLGQFLLKENPGMLFFIFNTEAIEVLVAHDLRQGEFVLQIPFYPPQQTIEDFSPKACEKLISKLVGQEFGDADVIDIKPWVMHAEVAENFICSGNRILLAGDAAHQFPPAGGFGMNTGIQDAHNLAWKIASVIKGIAPTSVLNTYEIKRKPIALFNARLSLENYKAAMFVPAALGLDPTVANTVHQFFVNGIGSILPSGLQKVALDGIFGIGRAQVSEFVLNESNPLGSSRLAKLRHIFEEGKSLQLQFPAEDLGFR; this comes from the exons ATGGag ATATTCCACAAAATTGATGGCCTTGTTGAAGAGATCCAAAGGTCTCAACCACCAGTAGATTTATGGAGGAAATTTATATATTGTACTTCCCTCTCTGGTTCAATTCTTGGATCTGTAGATCACATACAACCTCAAG ATCTTGAGCATGTTGTCAGCCCAGTCTCTGTTGCACACTTCTCACAGTACAAGCTAACTATGTTACTACTCAAGAGACTTGAAAATCTAGGCTTCCAAATATGTGCGCCTGAAAGCTTGGAAGGAAATGAACAGTCttgtgacaaaaaaataatgatgggCCATGAGTGTGTTTCCATTGAGGCCAGCAGTGAATTTGTAACAGTAACTGCATCTTCTATCATTAAAGGGAAGCGTGTAGAACAGAACATTCACTGTAACATCCTTATTGGTACAGATGGTGCAGGAAGTATTGTAAGAAAGCTTGTAGGAATAGAAATGAGAGGTGAGAAGGACTTGCAAAAACTTGTCAGTGTCCATTTCTTTAGCAAAGACCTTGGACAGTTTTTGCTTAAGGAGAATCCTGGtatgcttttttttatcttcaatactGAAGCTATTGAGGTCCTTGTTGCTCATGATCTCAGGCAAGGGGAATTTGTATTGCAG ATACCCTTTTATCCACCTCAGCAAACAATTGAGGATTTCAGTCCAAAG GCATGTGAGAAATTAATCAGCAAACTTGTTGGTCAAGAGTTTGGAGATGCAGATGTAATTGATATAAAGCCATGGGTTATGCATGCTGAAGTTGCTGAGAACTTTATATGTAGTGGTAACCGAATATTACTTGCTGGTGATGCTGCTCATCAATTTCCTCCTGCTGGTGGATTTG GAATGAATACTGGCATTCAGGATGCCCATAATCTTGCCTGGAAAATTGCTTCTGTGATTAAGGGTATTGCCCCAACTTCAGTGCTAAATACCTACGAAATCAAACGTAAACCG ATTGCTTTATTCAATGCACGATTAAGTCTAGAAAACTATAAAGCTGCCATGTTTGTTCCTGCTGCACTTGGTCTTGATCCAACTGTTGCAAACACAG TAcatcaattttttgttaatgGGATTGGTTCCATCTTACCATCCGGATTGCAGAAGGTAGCTTTGGATGGAATTTTTGGTATAGGTCGTGCACAGGTTTCAGAATTTGTCCTAAATGAAAGTAACCCTCTTGGATCCTCAAGGTTGGCTAAGCTAAGACATATATTTGAAGAAGGAAAAAGCCTTCAACTTCAGTTCCCTGCTGAGGATCTTGGTTTTAg ATAG
- the LOC100796689 gene encoding uncharacterized protein: MPGCGQMQNALLHYSTFFHTTSQNSLMVFHFPLKIDNFHTMPFFGSLDFIKKVMAIQTEQPLPTHTPFLTSNTNQDHQHLPQENNDNDEETQTPLDDVLARLEALLTLLGFNQSSLLSFTVSWTTFAAVGVVVPLLALQVYDTDKNQIKSFEIGIVAFQTCLASVSLICLSHNLRKYGLTRFLFVDRHAAHMPCFHHDYVKQISGSLRLIILWVLSCFLLKTAREITRLSLVEHGSLWLSIAVLLALIVSWTYVSAISLSACVLFHLVCSLQLIHFDDYGKLLQRENDVLVFMEEHIRLRFHLSKISHRFRIYLLLQFLVVTASQFVTLLQVTGFGGALTFISGGDFAVSTLVQVVGIIIVLHAATKISHRAQGIVSLASRWHALVTCTSDSSKLRYCASTGSLEVAKHLNSMFLDYSESDLESSDYIGVPSHTQLASYMSSHNKRQAFVMYLQTNAGGISIFGWTVDRSLVNTIFFFELTLVTFVLSKTIL, encoded by the exons ATGCCTGGTTGCGGGCAAATGCAAAATGCGTTGCTTCACTATTCCACTTTCTTCCATACCACAAGTCAAAACAGCTTGATGGTGTTCCACTTTCCCctgaaaattgataattttcacACGATGCCGTTTTTTGGGTCCTTAGatttcataaagaaagtcaTGGCCATACAAACAGAGCAACCTCTTCCCACTCACACTCCCTTCCTCACTTCAAACACAAACCAAGACCACCAACACCTACCACAAGAAAATAATGACAATGATGAAGAAACACAAACACCCCTTGATGATGTCCTTGCACGTTTAGAAGCACTTCTCACGCTACTTGGCTTCAACCAGTCTTCATTGTTGAGCTTCACCGTGTCTTGGACAACTTTTGCGGCGGTTGGTGTGGTGGTGCCACTCCTGGCCCTTCAGGTGTATGACACGGACAAGAATCAGATAAAAAGTTTTGAAATTGGCATTGTTGCATTTCAGACTTGCCTAGCTTCCGTGTCCTTGATTTGCCTCTCTCACAATCTTCGCAAGTATGGCCTCACCAGGTTCCTCTTCGTTGACCGCCACGCTGCTCACATGCCATGCTTTCACCATGATTACGTTAAACAGATTTCG GGGTCTTTACGCTTGATCATCCTTTGGGTGTTGTCATGTTTCCTTTTGAAGACAGCCCGAGAAATCACTCGCCTTTCCTTGGTAGAACACGGGTCTCTATGGCTCTCTATTGCTGTTTTATTGGCTCTGATTGTATCATGGACTTATGTCAGTGCAATCTCTTTATCGGCCTGTGTTCTATTTCACTTGGTCTGCAGTTTGCAACTCATTCACTTTGATGATTACGGGAAACTCTTGCAAAGGGAAAATGATGTGTTGGTTTTTATGGAGGAGCACATTCGGTTGCGATTCCATCTGTCCAAGATAAGCCATAGATTCAGAATTTACTTGCTTCTACAGTTCTTGGTTGTCACAGCTAGCCAATTTGTGACTCTATTACAGGTCACTGGATTTGGTGGAGCACTGACTTTCATAAGTGGTGGAGATTTTGCT GTTTCCACACTTGTTCAAGTGGTTGGAATTATTATTGTTCTGCATGCAGCAACAAAGATTTCACATAGAGCTCAAGGCATTGTTTCACTTGCAAGCAGATGGCATGCGCTAGTAACATGCACTTCTGATTCATCTAAACTGAGATATTGTGCTAGTACAGGGAGCTTGGAGGTTGCAAAACATTTAAACTCAATGTTTTTGGATTACTCAGAAAGTGATCTAGAGTCATCAGATTACATTGGTGTGCCTTCACATACCCAGTTAGCTTCTTATATGTCCTCGCATAACAAGAGACAAGCCTTTG TGATGTATCTGCAGACAAATGCTGGAGGAATCAGTATATTTGGATGGACAGTTGACCGGTCTCTTGTGAAcacaatatttttctttgaattgacTCTGGTTACCTTTGTTCTTAGTAAGACAATACTTTAa